From the genome of Streptomyces sp. NBC_01304:
AGGCGGGGCTGCCGTTGCGGGCGGTGGCCAAGGGGACCATGCCGCGGCATCTGCTGTCGCGGCGCAGGCACACCCATCACGCGCTGGACGACGCGATCGAGCAGGCGGAGCTGCTGGGGAATCTGATGGCCTGGGACGGCGCCGCTGAGGGCGGCTCGTAGGCTCGGGGCATGCTGATCGAACATCGGGGCAAGAAGCCCGTGGTCCCCGAGTCCGCCTATGTCGCCCCCTCGGCCGTGCTCTGCGGAGCCGTCGTCCTGGGGGAACGCGCCCGCATCCTGCACGGCGCCGTGCTGAGCGCCGAGGACGGTGAGGTCCGTATCGGGGCGGATGTGGTGGTGATGGAGAACGCCCTGGTCCGGGGCCGGGCGGAGCATCCGGCCCGCATCGGCGACGCGGTGCTGATCGGTCCGCACGCGCACGTCAACGGCGCCAGTGTGGAAGACGAGGTGTTCGTCGCGACCGGGGCGTCGATGTTTCCCGGTGCCGTGGCGGGGGCCGGCTCGGAGTTGCGGATCAACAGCGTGCTGCACGTCAACTCGCGGCTGCTGCCCGGCACCGTCGTCCCGATCGGATGGATCGCGGCCGGCGACCCGGCCGAGCTGTTCTCCCCCGACCGGCATGCCGACCTGTGGGAGAAGCAACGCGGGCTGGACTTCCCCGGCACCGTCTACGGGGTCTCGCGGGGCACGCCGATGCGCGACGTCATGGCCCGTCAGACCGACTTCTACGCGGCCCACAGGGACGATCGCCTGCTCGACGGCTGACCACTCGCGGGCCACTTGAGCAGTGGCACGGTTCGGCTCAAGCCACGGCGCAGTCCGGGCACAGCCCCCGGTACGTCACCTCCGCCTCGGACACCGTGAAGCCGAGGCGTTCGGAGGCCGGGAGGTCGGCCAGGGGGTCACCGCCCGGGTGGACGTCGCGGATCGTGCCGCAGGACGTGCACATCAGGTGCTGGTGGGGGTGGTGGGCGTTCGGGTCGTAGCGCTTGGCCCGGCCGTCGGTGGCGACTTCGAGGACTTCGCCGAGGGTGACCAGTTCGCCGAGCGTGTTGTAGACCGTGGCGCGAGAGATCTCCGGCAGCCGGGCCGTGGCGAGTGCCAGGACCTCGTCCGCGGTGAGGTGGACGTGGTCGCCGTCGAACACCTCGGCAACCACCCGGCGCTGGGCGGTCATCCGCCAGCCACGCCCACGAAGCCGTTCCAGCAGATCACTCATGTCCACCAGCCTAACTGTGCAAAGTCCGAAGAATGAATCCGTACGGGTCTGGTCGTTCCATTGACTTGGATTTCGTCCATCGTAGGATCGGTTCCGGCGACGGCCAAGGGACAAAGCAACAGTGGGCCAAGGGATGTGACGGTTCATCTGCTCCACCCTCCGCCCTCCCGCAGTCCCCGAGCATCGAGCATCGAGCGCACCGAGATCCGCCCCGTCCGGAGGGATTTTCATGACTGACAACCACGACGCGATCGTCACAGACCCCGAGCCTGAGGAAACAGGCGGCTGCCCCGTCGCCCACGGACGTGCGCTGCACCCCACCCAGGGCGGCGGCAACCGCCAGTGGTGGCCGGAGCGGCTGAACCTGAAGATCCTCGCGAAGAACCCGGCCGTGGCCAACCCGCTCGGCGAGGAGTTCGATTACGCCGAGGCGTTCAACTCCCTCGATCTGCCTGCCGTGAAGCGGGACATCGCAGATGTCCTGACCACCTCGCAGGACTGGTGGCCGGCCGACTTCGGGAACTACGGCCCGCTGATGATCCGGATGGCGTGGCACAGCGCGGGCACGTACCGCATCAGCGACGGCCGCGGCGGCGCCGGGGCCGGGCAGCAGCGCTTCGCCCCGCTCAACAGCTGGCCGGACAACGTCAGCCTCGACAAGGCCCGCCGCCTGCTGTGGCCGGTGAAGCAGAAGTACGGCCAGAGCCTGTCCTGGGCCGACCTCATGGTCCTCACCGGCAACGTCGCCCTGGAGACCATGGGCTTCAAGACCTTCGGCTTCGCCGGCGGTCGCGCGGACGTGTGGGAGCCCGACGAGGACGTCTACTGGGGTCCCGAGACCACCTGGCTCGACGACGAGCGCTACACCGGCGACCGCGAGCTGGAGAACCCGCTCGGCGCCGTCCAGATGGGTCTCATCTACGTCAACCCCGAGGGCCCCAACGGCAACCCGGACCCGGTCGCCGCGGCCCGCGACATCCGCGAGACGTTCCGCCGCATGGCGATGAACGACGAGGAGACCGTCGCGCTCATCGCCGGTGGCCACACCTTCGGCAAGACCCACGGCGCGGGCCCGAGCGAGAGCGTCGGGGACGACCCCGAGGCCGCGCCCATGGAGCAGCAGGGCTTCGGCTGGAAGAGCACCCACGGCACCGGCGTCGGCGCCGACGCGATCACCAGCGGTCTCGAGGTCATCTGGACGACCACGCCCGCCAAGTGGGGCCACGACTTCTTCAAGCACCTCTTCGAGTACGAGTACGAGCTCACGCAGAGCCCGGCGGGTGCGCACCAGTGGGTGGCGACGAACGCCGAGGAGATCATCCCGGACGCCTTCGACGCGTCGAAGAAGCACCGCCCGCAGATGCTCACCACCGACCTGTCGCTGCGCTTCGACCCGGTCTACGAGCAGATCTCGCGGCGCTTCTACGAGAACCCCGAGCAGTTCGCGGACGCCTTCGCCCGCGCCTGGTACAAGCTGACGCACCGTGACCTGGGCCCGGTCGTGCGCTACCTCGGCCCGGAGGTGCCCTCCGAGGTGCTCCTTTGGCAGGACCCGCTGCCGGCGGCCGAGGGTCAGCAGATCGACGCCGCGGACGTCGCCTCCCTCAAGGAGCAGATCCTCGGCTCGGACCTCACCACCGCGCAGCTGGTCTCGGCGGCCTGGGCCGCGGCGTCCTCCTTCCGCGGCAGCGACAAGCGCGGCGGCGCCAACGGCGGCCGCATCCGCCTGGAGCCGCAGCGCAGCTGGGAGGTCAACAACCCGGACGGCCTCGCGCAGGTCCTGCGTACCCTCGAAGGCATCCAGTCGTCCTTCAACTCCGGCGCCAAGAAGGTCTCGCTGGCCGACCTCGTCGTCCTCGCGGGCACCGCGGCGGTCGAGAAGGCCGCCAAGGACGGCGGCGTCGAGGTCGAGGTGACGTTCACGCCGGGCCGTGTGGACGCCTCGCAGGAGCAGACGGACGTCGAGTCGTTCGCCGCCCTTGAGCCGACCAACGACGGCTTCCGCAACTACGTCGGCAAGGGCAACCGTCTGCCGGCCGAGTTCCTGCTGCTCGACAAGGCGAACCTGCTGACCCTCAGCGCGCCCGAGCTGACGGTCCTCGTCGGCGGTCTGCGCGTCCTCGGCGCCAACCACGGCGGGTCGAAGCACGGCGTGTTCACCGACAAGCCGGGCACGCTGACGAACGACTTCTTCGTCAACCTGCTCGACATGGGCACGACCTGGAAGTCGACGTCCTCGGCGCAGGACGAGTTCGAGGGCCGTGACGGCTCCGGCGCGGTCAAGTGGACGGGTACGCGTGCCGACCTGGTCTTCGGCTCCAACTCCGAGCTGCGCGCGGTCGCCGAGGTGTACGCGAGCGACGACGCGAAGGAGAAGTTCGTGAAGGACTTCGCCGCCGCGTGGGGCAAGGTCATGGACCTGGACCGGTTCGACGCCCGCGTCTGAGTTCCATCCTTTTGAGGCGTCCGCGCCGGCCGTACGTGGCCGACGCGGGCGCCTCTCAGTGTGTGGACACGTGGAGTTCGGCCCACACCGTCTTGCCGATGTCACGCGCGGTTACGCCCCAGGCGGTGGCGAGGGATTGGACGAGGAGGAGACCTCGTCCGGTCTCGGCTTCGGGGGCAGGGGCCTCGCCGAATCGCGGGGGTTGTTTCTCGGTACGTGCGTCACTGACCGCGATTCGCAGGGTGGCGCCGTCCAGGTGGAGGCCGAGCTCGAAGTCGCGCCCGGCGACGCGGCCGTGCGTCACGGCGTTCGCGGCCAGCTCGGCGACGATCGCTGCGGCGGCCTGCGAGGGTTCGGTGTCGTGCGGGATGCCCCAGGCGGCGAGTTGGGCCGTGGCCAGGTGGCGGGCGAGGCGGGCGCCGCGTGGGGTTGCGCTGATGCGCTGGGTCATGGCCAGGGGGTGGGTTGTTGCCGAGTGCATGGCCCTACGGTCACGCCTGCCGGGGTCACCCGGTCAGGGGCGAAACTCGTACGGTTTCGCAGCGTACGAGTTCACGCACTGGACAGTACGCGTAACTGCCCGTAACCATGGGCGAGTTGGCGGGGACGTACGAGAGCGTCAGGGGTGACCCGTGATGTCGTCAAGCACTACCGAGCCGGAACCGTCCGATGGGCTCAAAGCCTTCGGTGCCGTACTGAAGAGCTTCCGCAAGCACGCCTCCTACACGCAGGAGTCGCTGGCCTCGGAGATCGGCTACTCCACTCACTTCCTGGCCTCGGTGGAGCAGGGCAGAAGGCTGCCGCCGCAGCGGTTCGTGGACCAGTGCGAGGCGAGCCTCGACGCGTTCGGCACGCTGCGAGTGGCGGCCAACCAGCTGGCACGCCAACCCGGGATCGCGTCCTGGTTCCGACATTGGGCCCACCTGGAGCAGGACGCGGTGAGCCTCTACACCTTCGAATCGCGGCTCGTTCCGGGCCTGTTGCAGACCGAGGCGTACGCCAGGACGCTCTTCGAGGAGCGCGAGCCGCCGCTGACCGACGAGCAGATCGAGCACCAGCTCACGGCCCGCGCGGAACGGCAGCAACTGCTCCTCGACCGCCCCAACTCGACGTACAGCTTCATCGTCGAGGAGCACGTGGTGACGAGGCCCACCGGGGGCGCCGCGGTCATGCGTGAGGTGATCGACCGCATGCTGGAGCGCACGTCGCCACGGAACGTGAAGCTGCAGATCATGCCTCAATCACGGGGAGTTCATCCCGGATTGGACGGCCCGATTCAGCTCCTCGAAACCCCGGACAACCGGTGGTACGGGTACCTGGAGGGCCAGGAGAACGGGCAGTTCGTCTCCGACCCCAAAGTGATCAGCACGCTCCACCGACGGTATGCGAAACTGCGGACGCAGGCCCTCACCCCCGAGGATTCCGTGGGCCTGTTGGAGCGTCTGCGAGGAGCGCTATGAGCACCCACGAACTGGCCTGGTTCAAGAGCAGTTACAGCAGCGGTTCCAGCGGCGACTGTGTAGAAGTCGCCCTCTCCTGGCACAAGTCCAGTTACAGCGGCGACTCAAGCGGCGATTGCGTAGAAATCGCCACCTGCCCCACCACCATCCACATCCGCGACTCCAAGCACCCCGAAGGCCCCCAGCTCACCCTCTCCCCCAAGGCCTGGCAGACCTTCCTGGCACACGCCGTCGCCCCGCGTGGATAAGCCCGACATCGAAGCGATCCTCGACCACATCGAGGCCTCCCACGCCCGCCTGGCCGCCACCACGGCCAAGCTCGACGATGCCCAACTCGACGCGCCCTCAAGGCTCCCCGGCTGGACCCGCAGGGACACGCTCGACCACATCGCCGGGGCCGCCGACGCCTACGTACGCCTGCTGAACCTGGCCCGCATCGGCACGCCACACCCCGCAGCACCCGGCGACGGCGACGGCGACGTACAGCAGGGCCTTGAGCGGATGCTCGATGACGCGCGACGGATGCCGTACGAGGCATGGGACGTCCTGGTCACCGCGAAGGCGGGATACCGGCATCCGGCCTGGTTCACGCTGTACCGGTGCTGGCGGGAGCTGGAGACGCACCATGTCGACCTGGGGTCGGGGTACGAGTCGGCCGACTGGCCGCAGGCGTACGTGAGTTGGGCCCTCGACGGCACCCTCGTCGCGCTCGCCGCACGCGGCTTCCCGCTCGGCCGGGTCGAAGCGACCGACCTGGGCCGCACCTGGACCCTGTCCCCCGCCGGACCGGCGATCGAGGCTCCCGGCCACGCCCTGCTCGGCTGGCTCAGCGGTCGCTCGCCCGCACCCGGGAACGGGTCCGGGGCCGGGGTCCCGCAGCCGCCTGACTGGCCGCTGCCCCCGACCCCGGCTTGGGGTTGAACTCACCCTGGTACAAGGGCAACTCAGGCGTCCGGATGCGTCCCGTCGAAGTACCGCTTCGACTCCGCCCACACGTCCCGCGCCAGCTTCCGCCCCTGCGCGTCGCCCTCCGTGTGGTCGAACTCCCAGTGCACGCCGCCCCACAGCCGTGAGTAGCCGACCTCCTTGGCCGCCGCGCTGAACGTCGGCCACTTCAGGGCGACGTCCTTCGTGGGCAGGCCCGGCTCGATCTGGGACGAGCCCGCCTTGATGACGCCGGTGGCGCCGTAGCGGTCGGAGCCGGTGAACTGCTTCAGGATCTCGGCGCCCGCTGCCGTGAATCCGGTGTGCCCGGAGCCGTACGCGGCGAAGCCCGGGGTGTTCAGGTACGGGCGCCACTTGGAGCCGTCGATCGTCTGCGTGCCCTTGCCCGGACCGGCCCAACCCTTGATCTCCTGGCCCGACTTGGCGTAACGGATCATGGTGATGGGGCGGCCGTAGTCGAAGTCGCGTTTCGTCTTCCAGTCGACGACCGCCTCGTCCGCCTCGGCGATGTTGAGCGCGAAGAACAGCTTCACGTCGTCGTCGAGGGTGTGGTGGTCGCGGGCCGAGACGAAGCGGGCCCAGGCCTGCGGCACCGAGGAGGAGCCCTCCTGGGGCCACTGCCAGTGTTCGGCTATCGCCTTCTGGCGTTCGGTGAGGCCCGCGTTGCGCTCGATCTGCTTCTCGATCGCGGCGTCCGCCTCCGGCGTGCCGTACTTCGGGGGCGTCGGCGGAACGTACTTCGCCGTGTCGTCGATCACGAAGGGCCGCGCGTCCGCGAACTGCGGCGTGACGAACTGCTGCGTCTTGCCGTCGGCCGTGATCAGCGGCGCCCAGCGGTCGGGGGCGACCAGGGCTTCCTTGTCGAAATGGTTCACGTCCTGCGGGGCGTTGACCGGCGTGTACGTGCCGGGGGCGGTCGCGTACGGCGGGCTGGCGAGCTGGTTGGAGCCGTCCTGGTGACGCTCTTCCAGGATCGCGTCGGTCGCGGCGAGGGCGACGGCGGCGGGCGAGCCGGGGGCCGCGTCCGCCGCCTCGGCCGGGTCGTAGCCGAGGGACTTCAACTTGGCGTCGAAGGTGGCACGTTGGGCCGGGTAGAGGTCGGCGAGCGCCCGGTGTGCGGCGAAGCTGATCGCCTTGCGCTTGTTGGCAGTGGTGCGCTCCGCGCGCGGGCGGCGCAGGTCGCCGCCGAGCTCGGTGCCGACGGCACGGCGGTCGTACGCCGCCCACGCGTCGTAGATCGCGTTGTGCACGATGCCGAGGGTGCGGCCGGAGACGGGCGGGGGCGTGTTCTGGCCCGTGGCCCGGGAGTTGGCCTTCATGGCCTCGATGGTCTGCTGGTTCCACTGCAGGACGACGTTCTCGCGCTCGCTCCGGGCGTCGGCGGCGGCACGGGGGTGGTCGTCGGGCGTGGCGGCCGCGGGCACGGTCACCGCGGTGGCGAAGGTCAGGGCGGTGAGCGCGCCGAGGGTGGTCCAGCGTCTGCTGCGGGTCAGGCTGCGGGTCATCAGGACGTCACGGGCCTTTCGTGGGAGTGCGGGGCTGTGTGGCGTGGGTCCGGCCGGCCGGTGGTTCGGCCGGCCGGTCACTCGGCCCAGCGGGAGCCCGTGATGACGTCCACGAAGTTGGGGCGTACGTATCCCTCGGTGTAGCGCTCCAGGACGTCCGCCTTGACGTTGCCGAAGGTGGTGTCGGGGCGGTGCGCGATGCCGCCGTTGAAGGCCTGCAGGATCTGGTTCTTGAAGTCGGGGCGCGGGTGGGCGGCGACGACCTCGGCGCGCTGCTCGTCGCTGACGTCGTCGTAGCCGATGCCCAGCACGTCGAGCTCGACCCCGGCCGTGACCAGGGCGATCTCCGGCGCCATCCGGGACGGGATCTCCGGCGTGGTGTGCAGCGCGATGGCCTCCCAGACGACGCGGGCGCCGTCCTCCGCGATGCCGTGGTCGAGCAGGAACTTCCGGGCGTCGTCGGCGCCGTCGATCTCGAAGCGCTGCGTCGAGCCGGCGTGCGACTCGGTGAGGCCGAGGTCGTGGAACATGGCGCCCACGTAAAGCAGTTCGGGGTCGAAGCCGAGCGAGCGGTTCGTCCCCTGCAGCGCACCGAAGAGATAGACCCGCCGCGAGTGATGGAAGATCAGCTCGTTGGCCGTGTCCCGCACCAGCTCGGTGGCCTCCTTGGCCAGGGCGCTGTCGGGGACCTTGATGCCGGCGATGGTCATGCCTGCTCCTTGCGTGGGGTGACGTGCGGGGATGCGGTGACCAACTGTGCGTGCGGGCGGACGCGTTG
Proteins encoded in this window:
- a CDS encoding DUF397 domain-containing protein, with the translated sequence MSTHELAWFKSSYSSGSSGDCVEVALSWHKSSYSGDSSGDCVEIATCPTTIHIRDSKHPEGPQLTLSPKAWQTFLAHAVAPRG
- a CDS encoding gamma carbonic anhydrase family protein; its protein translation is MLIEHRGKKPVVPESAYVAPSAVLCGAVVLGERARILHGAVLSAEDGEVRIGADVVVMENALVRGRAEHPARIGDAVLIGPHAHVNGASVEDEVFVATGASMFPGAVAGAGSELRINSVLHVNSRLLPGTVVPIGWIAAGDPAELFSPDRHADLWEKQRGLDFPGTVYGVSRGTPMRDVMARQTDFYAAHRDDRLLDG
- a CDS encoding Fur family transcriptional regulator, giving the protein MSDLLERLRGRGWRMTAQRRVVAEVFDGDHVHLTADEVLALATARLPEISRATVYNTLGELVTLGEVLEVATDGRAKRYDPNAHHPHQHLMCTSCGTIRDVHPGGDPLADLPASERLGFTVSEAEVTYRGLCPDCAVA
- a CDS encoding maleylpyruvate isomerase family mycothiol-dependent enzyme — encoded protein: MDKPDIEAILDHIEASHARLAATTAKLDDAQLDAPSRLPGWTRRDTLDHIAGAADAYVRLLNLARIGTPHPAAPGDGDGDVQQGLERMLDDARRMPYEAWDVLVTAKAGYRHPAWFTLYRCWRELETHHVDLGSGYESADWPQAYVSWALDGTLVALAARGFPLGRVEATDLGRTWTLSPAGPAIEAPGHALLGWLSGRSPAPGNGSGAGVPQPPDWPLPPTPAWG
- a CDS encoding helix-turn-helix domain-containing protein, producing the protein MSSSTTEPEPSDGLKAFGAVLKSFRKHASYTQESLASEIGYSTHFLASVEQGRRLPPQRFVDQCEASLDAFGTLRVAANQLARQPGIASWFRHWAHLEQDAVSLYTFESRLVPGLLQTEAYARTLFEEREPPLTDEQIEHQLTARAERQQLLLDRPNSTYSFIVEEHVVTRPTGGAAVMREVIDRMLERTSPRNVKLQIMPQSRGVHPGLDGPIQLLETPDNRWYGYLEGQENGQFVSDPKVISTLHRRYAKLRTQALTPEDSVGLLERLRGAL
- a CDS encoding vanadium-dependent haloperoxidase, which encodes MTRSLTRSRRWTTLGALTALTFATAVTVPAAATPDDHPRAAADARSERENVVLQWNQQTIEAMKANSRATGQNTPPPVSGRTLGIVHNAIYDAWAAYDRRAVGTELGGDLRRPRAERTTANKRKAISFAAHRALADLYPAQRATFDAKLKSLGYDPAEAADAAPGSPAAVALAATDAILEERHQDGSNQLASPPYATAPGTYTPVNAPQDVNHFDKEALVAPDRWAPLITADGKTQQFVTPQFADARPFVIDDTAKYVPPTPPKYGTPEADAAIEKQIERNAGLTERQKAIAEHWQWPQEGSSSVPQAWARFVSARDHHTLDDDVKLFFALNIAEADEAVVDWKTKRDFDYGRPITMIRYAKSGQEIKGWAGPGKGTQTIDGSKWRPYLNTPGFAAYGSGHTGFTAAGAEILKQFTGSDRYGATGVIKAGSSQIEPGLPTKDVALKWPTFSAAAKEVGYSRLWGGVHWEFDHTEGDAQGRKLARDVWAESKRYFDGTHPDA
- a CDS encoding HD domain-containing protein — translated: MTIAGIKVPDSALAKEATELVRDTANELIFHHSRRVYLFGALQGTNRSLGFDPELLYVGAMFHDLGLTESHAGSTQRFEIDGADDARKFLLDHGIAEDGARVVWEAIALHTTPEIPSRMAPEIALVTAGVELDVLGIGYDDVSDEQRAEVVAAHPRPDFKNQILQAFNGGIAHRPDTTFGNVKADVLERYTEGYVRPNFVDVITGSRWAE
- a CDS encoding ATP-binding protein; the protein is MHSATTHPLAMTQRISATPRGARLARHLATAQLAAWGIPHDTEPSQAAAAIVAELAANAVTHGRVAGRDFELGLHLDGATLRIAVSDARTEKQPPRFGEAPAPEAETGRGLLLVQSLATAWGVTARDIGKTVWAELHVSTH
- the katG gene encoding catalase/peroxidase HPI; this translates as MTDNHDAIVTDPEPEETGGCPVAHGRALHPTQGGGNRQWWPERLNLKILAKNPAVANPLGEEFDYAEAFNSLDLPAVKRDIADVLTTSQDWWPADFGNYGPLMIRMAWHSAGTYRISDGRGGAGAGQQRFAPLNSWPDNVSLDKARRLLWPVKQKYGQSLSWADLMVLTGNVALETMGFKTFGFAGGRADVWEPDEDVYWGPETTWLDDERYTGDRELENPLGAVQMGLIYVNPEGPNGNPDPVAAARDIRETFRRMAMNDEETVALIAGGHTFGKTHGAGPSESVGDDPEAAPMEQQGFGWKSTHGTGVGADAITSGLEVIWTTTPAKWGHDFFKHLFEYEYELTQSPAGAHQWVATNAEEIIPDAFDASKKHRPQMLTTDLSLRFDPVYEQISRRFYENPEQFADAFARAWYKLTHRDLGPVVRYLGPEVPSEVLLWQDPLPAAEGQQIDAADVASLKEQILGSDLTTAQLVSAAWAAASSFRGSDKRGGANGGRIRLEPQRSWEVNNPDGLAQVLRTLEGIQSSFNSGAKKVSLADLVVLAGTAAVEKAAKDGGVEVEVTFTPGRVDASQEQTDVESFAALEPTNDGFRNYVGKGNRLPAEFLLLDKANLLTLSAPELTVLVGGLRVLGANHGGSKHGVFTDKPGTLTNDFFVNLLDMGTTWKSTSSAQDEFEGRDGSGAVKWTGTRADLVFGSNSELRAVAEVYASDDAKEKFVKDFAAAWGKVMDLDRFDARV